In the genome of Nocardia sp. NBC_00416, one region contains:
- a CDS encoding nucleobase:cation symporter-2 family protein, producing the protein MSTDAAPTQSPPLAPPARPSYWRTALFGIQHVLVMYTGCVAVPLVFGASMGLDTSTIATLVNADLLVAGVITLVQALGIGKLLGARMPVVAGASFTAVTPMILIGQEYGLSAVYGAMIAAGVFGMLVAVPFSKLVRFFPPMVRGAAVTMIGLSLIGNAVSMTFGDEPAGGAPLALAAGVIVTIIALMRYGRGLIAQSAVLIALVLGTVAAAACSLTDFGAVGTAAWFGLPNPFLFGTPTFPIAGIISMCLVMLVIFTESTAYLMATADSLGRPLAPKQLARGLGADGASAVLGGFLTSFPDTIFAQNVSLVRMTGVASRGAVAVAGGLLVALGLVPKMGEVVANLPGAVIGSVSLVMFATVAGVGISTLAKVDYSRNDNLLVVSLAMGIGMIPVVAPDVYEGLPSSVRIIAGGAITSTVVVAFALNLLFNHLTPARTPKESAA; encoded by the coding sequence ATGTCCACAGACGCTGCCCCGACCCAGTCGCCGCCGCTAGCACCACCCGCCCGACCCTCCTACTGGCGTACCGCGCTCTTCGGGATCCAGCATGTGCTGGTCATGTACACCGGCTGCGTCGCGGTCCCGCTGGTCTTCGGCGCCTCCATGGGGCTGGACACGTCCACCATCGCCACCCTGGTGAATGCCGACCTGCTGGTCGCGGGCGTCATCACGCTTGTACAGGCGCTCGGAATCGGCAAGCTCCTCGGCGCGCGGATGCCGGTCGTGGCGGGCGCCTCGTTCACGGCGGTGACGCCGATGATCCTGATCGGCCAGGAGTACGGGCTGTCCGCCGTGTACGGCGCGATGATCGCGGCGGGCGTCTTCGGCATGCTGGTCGCGGTCCCGTTCTCCAAACTGGTGCGGTTCTTTCCCCCGATGGTGCGCGGCGCGGCGGTCACCATGATCGGGCTCTCGCTCATCGGCAATGCCGTCTCCATGACCTTCGGCGACGAACCCGCGGGCGGTGCGCCGCTGGCGCTGGCCGCCGGGGTGATCGTCACCATCATCGCCCTGATGCGTTACGGCCGCGGCCTCATCGCCCAGTCCGCGGTGCTGATCGCCCTGGTCCTGGGCACGGTCGCCGCCGCCGCGTGCTCGCTCACCGATTTCGGCGCTGTCGGCACCGCCGCCTGGTTCGGACTGCCGAACCCGTTCCTGTTCGGCACCCCGACCTTCCCCATCGCCGGAATCATCTCGATGTGCCTGGTGATGCTGGTGATCTTCACCGAATCCACCGCCTACCTCATGGCCACCGCGGACAGCCTGGGCCGGCCCTTGGCGCCGAAACAGCTCGCCCGCGGGTTGGGCGCCGACGGCGCGTCGGCGGTCCTGGGCGGGTTCCTCACCTCTTTCCCGGACACGATCTTCGCCCAGAACGTCAGCCTGGTCCGGATGACCGGGGTTGCGAGCCGGGGCGCGGTCGCGGTCGCCGGTGGACTGCTGGTGGCGCTGGGTCTGGTGCCGAAAATGGGCGAGGTCGTCGCCAACCTGCCCGGTGCGGTGATCGGCTCGGTGAGCCTGGTCATGTTCGCCACCGTCGCCGGGGTCGGCATCTCCACGCTCGCGAAGGTGGACTACTCACGTAACGACAACCTGCTGGTGGTGTCGCTGGCCATGGGCATCGGCATGATCCCGGTGGTCGCCCCCGACGTGTACGAGGGGCTGCCGTCGTCGGTCCGGATCATCGCCGGTGGCGCGATCACCAG